A single window of Kitasatospora sp. HUAS MG31 DNA harbors:
- the bioB gene encoding biotin synthase BioB: MDLLDTLTAKGLRRELPTREEALAVLATTDDELMDVVAAAGRVRRQWFGRRVKLNYLVNLKSGLCPEDCNYCSQRLGSKAEILKYTWLKPEQAAEAAAAGVAGGAKRVCLVASGRGPTDRDIDRVADTISAIKDADGSVEVCACLGLLSDNQAERLKAAGADAYNHNLNTSEATYGEITTTHTYADRVDTVNKAHGAGLSACSGLIAGMGESDEDLVDVVFALRELDPDSVPVNFLIPFEGTPLAQEWNLTPQRCLRILAMVRFVCPDIEVRIAGGREVHLRSMQPLGLHIANSIFLGDYLTSEGQAGQADLDMIKDAGFEVEGAGETTLPRHRVAGAGHGCGSVCGGEDAGSVESAEDGGHACGSGGCGPCGGHAPAEPVASAGADDEAEDEARTDLVRVRRRGAGTELAPNA; encoded by the coding sequence ATGGATCTGCTCGACACCCTCACCGCCAAGGGCCTGCGCCGGGAACTCCCCACCCGGGAGGAGGCACTGGCCGTACTCGCCACCACCGACGACGAGCTGATGGACGTGGTCGCGGCCGCCGGGCGGGTCCGCCGGCAGTGGTTCGGCCGCCGGGTCAAGCTCAACTACCTGGTGAACCTCAAGAGCGGCCTCTGCCCCGAGGACTGCAACTACTGTTCGCAGCGCCTCGGTTCGAAGGCGGAGATCCTGAAGTACACCTGGCTGAAGCCGGAGCAGGCCGCCGAGGCCGCGGCCGCCGGTGTGGCGGGCGGCGCCAAGCGGGTCTGCCTGGTGGCCAGCGGCCGCGGGCCGACGGACCGTGACATCGACCGGGTCGCCGACACCATCTCCGCCATCAAGGACGCGGACGGGAGCGTCGAGGTCTGCGCCTGCCTGGGCCTGCTCTCCGACAACCAGGCCGAGCGGCTGAAGGCGGCCGGCGCCGACGCGTACAACCACAACCTCAACACCTCCGAGGCCACCTACGGGGAGATCACCACCACCCACACCTACGCGGACCGGGTGGACACCGTGAACAAGGCGCACGGCGCGGGCCTGTCGGCCTGCTCCGGCCTGATCGCGGGCATGGGCGAGAGCGACGAGGACCTGGTCGATGTGGTCTTCGCGCTGCGCGAGCTGGACCCGGACTCGGTGCCGGTGAACTTCCTCATCCCGTTCGAGGGCACCCCGCTGGCCCAGGAGTGGAACCTCACCCCGCAGCGCTGCCTGCGGATTCTGGCGATGGTCCGGTTCGTCTGCCCCGACATCGAGGTGCGGATCGCCGGCGGCCGCGAGGTCCACCTGCGCTCGATGCAGCCGCTCGGCCTGCACATCGCCAACTCCATCTTCCTGGGCGACTACCTGACCAGCGAGGGCCAGGCCGGCCAGGCCGACCTCGACATGATCAAGGACGCCGGCTTCGAGGTCGAGGGCGCGGGCGAGACCACGCTGCCCCGGCACCGGGTCGCCGGCGCGGGCCACGGCTGCGGCTCGGTCTGCGGCGGCGAGGACGCCGGGTCCGTGGAGTCCGCCGAGGACGGCGGGCACGCCTGCGGTTCGGGCGGCTGCGGCCCGTGCGGCGGCCACGCCCCCGCCGAGCCCGTCGCCTCCGCCGGGGCGGACGACGAGGCGGAGGACGAGGCCCGTACCGACCTGGTCCGGGTGCGCCGCCGCGGAGCCGGCACCGAGCTGGCCCCCAACGCCTGA